The genomic stretch CGCTGTAGTTTGTGTTGCTGAGATTTTATATTTTGCTGCTCCTATACCTGTAATGCTTGCTGTTGGAATACCAATAAGTATAAAGGATATGATGATAATATGGGTTGAAAGAATAGTGCTTGCTTTGTTATTTGCTGTGCCTTTTGCTTATTTCTTTTTAAGTTAAAAAAATAATAGGAGTTTTTTATTTATGAAATGTTATATTATAGATGCTTTTGCTGATAGAGTTTTTATGGGTAATCCTACTGCTGTATGTATATTGGATAAAGAAATACCGCATGAACTAATGCAAAATATTGCTTCTGAGAATAATATTTCAGAGACAGTATTTACTATAAAAAATAAAGATAATAATTATGATGTTTATTGGTTTACTCCGGAATGTGAAATAGATTTCTGCGGACATGCTGTACTTGCTGTAGGATATGCTATATTAAATTTTAATGAGAGATATTCTAATTTTGTTAATTTAGATACTAAAGAGGGTATATTAACTATTAAAAAAAATGGTGATCTATATGAAATGGATACCCCAAAATATAATTTGAAGCCTATAGATATTACAAACGATATAATAGAAGCCATAGGAGGCATTAAACCTACTGAAGCATATATTGGACGTGATATAGTATGCGTATTAGAAGATGAAAATCAGGTTATAAATGCAAAAGTAAATTTAGAAAAAATAAAGCAGTTAGACGGATTATTATTTCATATTACTTCTATTGTCAAAGATAAATCTAATATTAATTATGATTGTGTAACTAGAACTTTCGGACCTAAACTAGATGTTGATGAGGTTGATGTATGCGGTTCTGGGCATTGTCATATTATACCTTTACTATCTTCTAAATTAAATAAATATTATTTTGAGGCATTTCAATATTCTAAAAGAACTGGAGTATTATACTGCAATATAAAAGATAATAAACTTACTATATCAGGCAAAGCATGTTTATACTGCATTTCAGAGTTATTTGTTTAGTAAAATAATTAGTAAAAATAAAATAATAAAAAGAATAAAAATAATTAAGAATAAAATTATAAGGAGTAAATATATGAGTACATTAAAAGAAGAAATATTTAAAGCAATTACAGATATGAAAGCTAAAAGCCCATTGGTTCATAATATAACAAATTATGTGGTTATGCAAATTACAGCTAATGCCTTGCTTGCCGTGGGAGCTTCACCTGTTATGACATTTGAAAAGGAAGAGTTTGAGGATATGCTTTCTATAGCTTCATCGCTTGTTATTAATATAGGTACTTTGACTAAAAGTTCTATAGAGGCTATGCATAGTGCTTGTTCTATAGCAAATAAAAAAAATGTTCCATTTGTACTTGATCCTGTGGGAGCAGGTGCTACAAAATTAAGAACCCAGACTGCTATAGATATAATAAAAAATTATAATCCTAAAGTAATAAGAGGAAATGCCTCTGAGATAATGGTACTTGCAGGAGAGAGCATAAAAACCAAAGGGGTAGACAGTACTGCTAATGTTAATATGGCTTTGGAGGCTGGCAGACATTTAGCCAAAGAGTATAATACTGTTGTAAGCATAAGCGGAGAAACTGATATTATAACAGATGGAAATAGAGTATTATATGTAAGCGGAGGTTCTCCTTTAATGCCTTTAAATACTGGTATGGGCTGTACTTCTACTGCAATAACTGCTGCTATGCTTGCGGTGTCAAATCCTTTAATTGCTGCTTCTTCTGCTATGTGCATAATGGCTGAGGCAGGTGAAGAGGCTTCTAAAAGAACAGATGCTCCTGCTAGCTTTGCTGTTTCATTCATTGATGAGCTTTATAAACTTAATATAAGTAACGCTTCTAATAGGGTAAAAGAATAATATTTTAATTGATATAATAAATAAATGTAAGCAATATCTAAATTAATTGACTTTTTATTATTGGGAGTTAGTAATAAACAATGGGCTTTAATATTAAAGTCCATTGTTTAAGTATTTTTTTATTATAACTAATCTTTTATTTTTGACGCCATTATATTTGCTGCTATTGAGCCTGATATATTATGCCATACGCTGAATATTGCTCCCGGTACTGTTGCTAATGCCATAGAGGCAAAATGTGTTGCGGCTAAAGAAGTAGCAAGTCCAGAGTTCTGCATTCCTACTTCTATAGATACTGCCTTGCATTTTGAATTACTTAATCTAAATAATTTACCTAATAAATAACCAAGTAAGTATCCCAAACAGTTATGAAGAATAACTACTATTATAACTAAATATCCAACCTGCATTAATCTTTGAGAATTGGCAGATACCACAGCAGCTACTATTGCAACAATGGCAAGTACTGATATTAAAGGAAGTATTTCTTTTATACTGCTTGTAAACTTGTAAAAGAATTTATTTATTAAAAAACCTAAAGCTATAGGCAGTATAACAACCTGAACTATTGATATAAACATGCTAACAGCATTAACATCAACCTTTTGTCCTGCATATAAAAGAGTAAGTAAAGGAGTAGCTATTGGAGCAAGTATTGTTGATACAGAAGTCATACCAACAGATAATGCAACATCTCCATTTGCTAAATATGTCATAACATTTGAAGAAGTACCACCCGGACAAGTACCTACAAGTATAACTCCTACAGCAAGTTCCGGAGGGAGTTTAAACACAATAGAAAGTAAATATGCAAGTAAAGGCATTATTGTAAACTGTGCTATAGCTCCTATGATAATGTCTTTTGGTCTTGTAAATACCACTTTGAAATCTTCAAGTTTTAATGTAAGCCCCATACCAAACATTACTATCATTAAGAGATAGTTAACATAACTTGTCTTTATGAAACTTACTGTTTTTGGAAAAAATAATGATACAGCAGCTACTATTAATACAATTACTGCCATATACTTTCCAAAGAAATTGCTTATTTGTTTTAATGTTTTCATTTTTTTATCCTTAATTGTATTTTTATATTTTATTTTATGTACTGACTATTATTGTAGTGTTCTAAATCTATAATAGCTTTTAATATCGTTTCTTTATCAGCTTTATATGAACTTATATTTAACTCATCAAGAGCAAGTG from Brachyspira murdochii DSM 12563 encodes the following:
- a CDS encoding PhzF family phenazine biosynthesis protein — translated: MKCYIIDAFADRVFMGNPTAVCILDKEIPHELMQNIASENNISETVFTIKNKDNNYDVYWFTPECEIDFCGHAVLAVGYAILNFNERYSNFVNLDTKEGILTIKKNGDLYEMDTPKYNLKPIDITNDIIEAIGGIKPTEAYIGRDIVCVLEDENQVINAKVNLEKIKQLDGLLFHITSIVKDKSNINYDCVTRTFGPKLDVDEVDVCGSGHCHIIPLLSSKLNKYYFEAFQYSKRTGVLYCNIKDNKLTISGKACLYCISELFV
- the thiM gene encoding hydroxyethylthiazole kinase codes for the protein MSTLKEEIFKAITDMKAKSPLVHNITNYVVMQITANALLAVGASPVMTFEKEEFEDMLSIASSLVINIGTLTKSSIEAMHSACSIANKKNVPFVLDPVGAGATKLRTQTAIDIIKNYNPKVIRGNASEIMVLAGESIKTKGVDSTANVNMALEAGRHLAKEYNTVVSISGETDIITDGNRVLYVSGGSPLMPLNTGMGCTSTAITAAMLAVSNPLIAASSAMCIMAEAGEEASKRTDAPASFAVSFIDELYKLNISNASNRVKE
- a CDS encoding bile acid:sodium symporter family protein; the protein is MKTLKQISNFFGKYMAVIVLIVAAVSLFFPKTVSFIKTSYVNYLLMIVMFGMGLTLKLEDFKVVFTRPKDIIIGAIAQFTIMPLLAYLLSIVFKLPPELAVGVILVGTCPGGTSSNVMTYLANGDVALSVGMTSVSTILAPIATPLLTLLYAGQKVDVNAVSMFISIVQVVILPIALGFLINKFFYKFTSSIKEILPLISVLAIVAIVAAVVSANSQRLMQVGYLVIIVVILHNCLGYLLGYLLGKLFRLSNSKCKAVSIEVGMQNSGLATSLAATHFASMALATVPGAIFSVWHNISGSIAANIMASKIKD